One part of the Eucalyptus grandis isolate ANBG69807.140 chromosome 10, ASM1654582v1, whole genome shotgun sequence genome encodes these proteins:
- the LOC104423742 gene encoding protein SRC2 homolog: MKMEYTSLELQVISCEDLRAFNFFQKLSVFVTVSIVAGDGRKKQPHPAFQLRHSTPTSKGGHRNPEWNHEVEFDLSAILPQDYPGLSLKFDVLFPSVVGSRSIGEVRTSLQELVDEFNGTVQFRRYQLKNDDGKGIGVLNFRYKLCGKSDKVDNELARIKPSSRAPVPGHDATNFS; encoded by the coding sequence ATGAAGATGGAGTATACAAGCCTTGAACTGCAGGTGATCTCCTGTGAGGACCTCAGGGCCTTCAACTTCTTCCAGAAGCTCTCGGTCTTCGTGACGGTGTCCATCGTCGCCGGCGACGGCCGGAAGAAGCAGCCCCACCCGGCCTTCCAGCTGCGCCACAGCACGCCGACCAGCAAGGGCGGCCATCGTAATCCGGAGTGGAACCACGAGGTGGAGTTCGACCTCTCAGCCATCTTGCCTCAGGACTATCCGGGTCTTTCTCTCAAGTTCGATGTGCTGTTTCCCAGCGTCGTTGGCAGCCGCTCGATCGGGGAAGTCCGCACCTCACTCCAGGAGTTGGTCGACGAGTTCAACGGGACCGTCCAGTTCAGACGCTATCAACTGAAGAACGATGACGGGAAAGGCATCGGGGTCTTGAATTTTAGGTACAAGTTGTGTGGGAAGAGCGACAAGGTCGACAACGAATTGGCTCGGATCAAGCCTTCGTCCAGAGCTCCGGTCCCAGGTCATGATGCTACAAACTTCAGTTAG